A genomic window from Exiguobacterium acetylicum DSM 20416 includes:
- a CDS encoding IS3 family transposase (programmed frameshift) — protein MSKIIFTMTQINQLEENLNVASVSERSIQYTTEFKVRAVRENMEGKGPQQIFTEAGFDLTVIGKRKAHSALIRWRQTFRKDGEEGLRNDKRGKALGGGRPKTDESMERRLAKAEARIKYLTAEKRALKKARAVRGAGETSELTPAEKYQVINTVIRIAQIKNLVRPLCEIAGVSRSGYYAWLNRSEADSLREECDHLDATLLKSIHDSHKGKVGYRGLYMEVFATLGFPINHKRILRLMRKFNIVTKIRRMNPYRKLSRATHEHRVVPNRLNREFRQSEPGKVFVTDITYLPIASGENVYLSCVKDVATREIVAYKLSTDLRMDLVFQTMKKLEEHLQGNRHPEAMIHSDQGFHYTHPGYQRLIGDLGLVQSMSRRGNCLDNAPIESFFGHLKDYVANRSCESIEEVREMVGDYISYYNYERGQWNLKKMTPKQYEGTEKPHII, from the exons ATGAGTAAAATCATCTTCACTATGACCCAAATCAATCAGCTCGAAGAAAATCTGAACGTCGCTTCCGTATCAGAACGCTCGATCCAGTACACGACCGAGTTCAAGGTCAGGGCCGTACGTGAGAATATGGAAGGAAAGGGACCTCAACAAATCTTCACGGAGGCCGGATTCGACCTGACGGTGATCGGGAAACGAAAAGCGCATTCTGCGTTGATTCGCTGGCGCCAAACGTTCCGAAAAGACGGAGAGGAGGGTCTCCGGAACGACAAACGTGGAAAGGCTCTGGGAGGCGGACGCCCGAAGACAGACGAGTCGATGGAGAGACGGTTGGCGAAGGCAGAGGCACGGATTAAATACCTGACGGCAGAGA AACGAGCTCTTAAAAAAGCTAGAGCAGTTAGAGGGGCAGGCGAAACGTCCGAACTGACACCAGCAGAGAAATATCAGGTCATCAACACCGTCATCCGCATCGCACAGATTAAGAATCTCGTCCGCCCACTATGTGAGATTGCCGGAGTGAGCCGCAGTGGCTATTACGCTTGGTTGAACCGTTCCGAGGCGGATTCCCTACGAGAAGAGTGTGATCATCTAGATGCGACACTCCTCAAGAGCATCCATGATAGCCATAAAGGCAAAGTCGGCTATCGGGGGCTGTACATGGAGGTGTTCGCCACCCTCGGTTTCCCGATCAACCATAAACGGATTCTCCGACTGATGCGCAAATTTAACATCGTGACTAAAATCCGGAGGATGAACCCTTATCGCAAGCTCTCTCGGGCGACGCACGAGCACCGCGTCGTGCCGAACCGATTGAACCGCGAGTTCCGGCAGAGCGAGCCCGGGAAGGTATTCGTGACCGATATCACCTATCTCCCCATCGCCTCCGGCGAGAACGTCTATCTGTCTTGTGTGAAGGACGTCGCCACACGCGAGATCGTGGCATACAAACTATCCACGGATCTTCGTATGGACCTCGTCTTTCAGACGATGAAAAAGCTCGAAGAGCATCTCCAAGGGAATCGACATCCTGAGGCGATGATTCATTCGGACCAAGGCTTCCACTACACCCATCCGGGCTACCAGCGACTCATTGGCGACCTCGGACTGGTTCAGTCCATGTCCCGTCGGGGCAACTGTCTCGACAACGCACCGATCGAATCGTTCTTCGGTCATTTGAAGGACTATGTCGCCAACCGTTCGTGCGAGTCAATCGAGGAGGTCCGAGAGATGGTCGGGGACTACATCAGCTATTACAACTACGAACGCGGTCAATGGAACCTAAAAAAGATGACCCCGAAACAATATGAAGGCACTGAAAAACCTCATATAATTTAA
- a CDS encoding glycosyltransferase family 2 protein produces MKISVIVIAKNEEIGIKRCYSSIKEACKSFSHEIIFVDSNSSDNTLEEMRKILISNENDTKVIQLKSNFYTAALARNIGAKNSQGEWLIFLDGDMELDKKFINSVLNGEKTDDKIIGYVGERDDLFYDETGKVYKRVKNVYSKNNKVGPAKKFGGALMIYKKSFDELSGYNSKLKTNEEMEFYSRILSMDKIIYYTDQKMIEHNIKYGKKTLLGKFFNLRYIYTGQALRSGSLNRNFLALNYSLYVSLSFWIFVIVFISTLGLFKVNSFTLFLGFIALYLLIRLFFITKFKPIDFLKNLFNSSYAFFGFLLPLKNLRYTYEVIKENLPSDK; encoded by the coding sequence ATGAAAATTAGTGTGATTGTAATTGCAAAAAACGAAGAAATAGGCATAAAAAGATGCTATAGCAGTATTAAGGAAGCGTGTAAATCGTTTAGTCACGAAATAATATTTGTAGATTCTAATTCTTCAGATAACACATTAGAAGAAATGAGAAAAATATTAATTTCTAATGAAAATGATACTAAAGTTATTCAGCTTAAAAGTAATTTTTATACAGCAGCACTTGCTAGGAATATCGGTGCTAAAAATTCTCAAGGTGAATGGTTAATTTTTTTGGATGGTGATATGGAGCTTGACAAAAAATTTATTAACAGTGTACTAAATGGTGAAAAAACAGATGACAAAATTATTGGCTATGTAGGAGAAAGGGACGATTTATTTTACGATGAAACCGGTAAAGTTTATAAAAGGGTAAAAAATGTATATTCCAAAAACAACAAAGTAGGTCCAGCAAAAAAATTTGGTGGTGCTCTTATGATTTATAAAAAATCATTTGATGAATTAAGCGGTTATAATTCAAAATTAAAAACAAACGAAGAGATGGAGTTTTATTCCAGAATTTTATCTATGGATAAAATAATTTATTATACTGATCAAAAAATGATTGAACATAATATAAAATATGGTAAAAAAACTCTTTTAGGAAAATTTTTTAACCTTAGATATATTTATACTGGTCAAGCGTTAAGATCCGGGTCATTAAACAGAAACTTTCTTGCTCTAAACTACTCTCTTTATGTGTCCTTAAGTTTTTGGATATTTGTTATAGTGTTTATTTCTACATTGGGTCTTTTTAAAGTAAATAGCTTTACTTTATTTTTAGGCTTTATAGCGCTTTACTTATTAATTAGATTATTTTTTATAACTAAATTTAAACCGATTGATTTTTTAAAAAATTTATTCAATTCATCATATGCTTTTTTTGGATTTTTACTCCCATTAAAAAATTTGAGATACACTTATGAAGTTATAAAAGAAAATCTACCTTCTGATAAATAA
- a CDS encoding O-antigen ligase family protein: protein MELTVNENKLNIVHFLFFIILFRFTPTNILGESIGMRLGDLICYIVIVITLFIILNKIRNITITAPLILLILMSVSDQISLVISLYKGVVVLNDAFELTRMIIYIFTYLITFSYFNIKDYKLNHLDFKFIQVIMIIFYAINFIEIYYENILLNFLDFVYSFEKSRGISAYSIRTVTMFANPNYYGIFLSVIFNIFYYILLMSKSKKNNFILILNLLIIVLCVFSTGSRTAFVVLLLGFVYNNLYGFIFCKIIRKKILFITVPLLITFMHLISSNNYAQNSGTPSIFSRVLDFQNTSESLNERFEIWDRNNKDLKESIIFGNGPNKAEVRVFDNNYLFILYRNGLMGLILFLSLILIEFFKAQINIFRNKNLSESIVYSNIIFMISISLYSTSLFFNLQTGLLFMLAVGWYSALSRRRI, encoded by the coding sequence ATGGAATTGACGGTGAATGAAAATAAATTAAATATAGTGCATTTTTTATTTTTTATAATTCTTTTTAGATTTACACCAACAAACATATTGGGAGAATCTATAGGAATGAGGTTAGGTGATTTAATTTGTTATATAGTAATAGTTATAACTTTATTTATAATTTTAAATAAAATAAGGAATATAACTATTACAGCACCGCTTATATTACTAATACTAATGAGTGTATCCGATCAAATAAGTTTAGTCATATCTCTTTATAAAGGGGTAGTAGTTTTAAATGATGCATTCGAATTAACCAGAATGATTATCTATATTTTTACGTATTTGATAACTTTTAGTTACTTTAATATTAAAGACTATAAATTAAACCACTTAGATTTTAAGTTTATACAAGTAATAATGATAATATTTTATGCAATAAATTTTATTGAAATATACTATGAAAATATTTTATTAAATTTCTTAGATTTTGTGTATAGTTTTGAAAAATCTAGAGGTATTTCTGCATATTCTATAAGAACAGTTACGATGTTTGCGAATCCAAATTATTATGGGATTTTCTTGAGTGTAATATTTAATATTTTTTATTATATACTTCTAATGTCAAAGTCAAAAAAAAATAATTTTATATTGATATTAAATTTACTTATTATAGTACTATGCGTATTTAGTACAGGATCTAGGACGGCATTTGTAGTTTTACTTTTAGGTTTTGTTTACAACAATTTGTATGGTTTCATTTTTTGTAAAATTATTAGAAAAAAAATATTATTTATTACGGTCCCGTTATTAATTACTTTTATGCACTTAATTTCTAGCAATAATTACGCTCAAAACTCAGGTACTCCATCTATATTTTCGAGAGTATTAGATTTTCAAAATACAAGTGAATCCTTAAATGAAAGATTTGAAATTTGGGATCGAAACAATAAAGATTTGAAAGAAAGTATTATTTTCGGTAATGGTCCTAACAAAGCAGAAGTAAGAGTTTTTGACAATAATTATTTGTTTATCCTCTATAGAAACGGTCTTATGGGGTTGATTCTTTTTCTAAGTTTAATTTTGATAGAATTTTTTAAAGCACAAATTAATATATTTAGAAATAAAAACCTTAGTGAATCTATAGTGTACTCTAATATTATTTTTATGATTTCCATTTCGTTATATTCAACGTCTTTATTTTTCAATTTGCAAACAGGCTTATTATTCATGCTAGCTGTAGGATGGTATAGTGCATTGAGTAGAAGGAGAATTTAA
- a CDS encoding glycosyltransferase, with amino-acid sequence MIKSIKSEFKDKFILLTVCRLSAEKNIVLLLKWIKNTKLTNVHLFIVGAGEDEERLKKLVIEYKINKKVTFFGYKKETELYYLSADLFILASTYEGFGHVFLEALASGLPVIGLKSNGSDVITASEEIIENGYNGFVIENNIQDLESKVSVLKNNRELHNKMKNNALQSSEKYRWSNHLQEIINGIDGE; translated from the coding sequence ATAATTAAATCTATAAAAAGTGAATTTAAAGATAAATTTATTTTACTTACAGTCTGTAGATTATCAGCTGAAAAAAATATTGTTTTATTGCTTAAGTGGATTAAAAATACAAAATTGACTAATGTTCATTTATTTATAGTTGGAGCCGGAGAAGATGAAGAGCGCTTAAAAAAATTAGTCATAGAGTATAAAATAAATAAAAAAGTTACTTTTTTTGGATATAAAAAAGAGACGGAGTTATATTATTTATCCGCTGATTTATTTATATTAGCAAGTACTTATGAAGGATTTGGACATGTTTTTTTAGAAGCGCTTGCATCTGGTTTACCAGTAATTGGTTTGAAAAGTAATGGTTCAGATGTAATCACTGCGAGTGAAGAAATTATTGAAAATGGTTATAATGGATTCGTCATAGAAAATAATATTCAGGATCTAGAAAGTAAAGTATCAGTGTTAAAAAATAATAGAGAATTACATAATAAAATGAAAAATAATGCATTACAATCTTCAGAAAAATATCGTTGGAGTAATCACTTACAGGAGATAATTAATGGAATTGACGGTGAATGA
- a CDS encoding glycosyltransferase family 4 protein, whose translation MKKIYIASNAYKPSYGGLVSYMDNISKEVELNNEYKSELIYLNNDSFINTKSISYNSIEFKVSGLKKLFTPYYTIKYLKLLIDQNKIFTEIEKENYIIIRHFYFAAAIAMSRNKKLIDNSIFLIPLLAPVHQRVIIKDSKFIKKIYYMIIQSQIKFFEKKAIISNIKLATLSNSKKEEVQKYYNLKQKDIKVINPGVNTEKYKITEKTMK comes from the coding sequence ATGAAAAAAATTTATATAGCTTCAAATGCATATAAACCATCTTACGGTGGATTAGTTTCCTACATGGATAATATATCAAAAGAAGTAGAGCTCAATAATGAATATAAAAGTGAATTGATATACTTAAATAATGATAGTTTTATAAATACTAAATCAATTTCATATAATTCTATAGAATTTAAAGTTAGTGGCTTAAAAAAACTTTTTACTCCTTATTATACAATTAAATATCTAAAGTTATTAATTGATCAAAATAAAATTTTTACTGAAATTGAAAAAGAGAATTATATTATTATCCGTCATTTTTATTTTGCTGCTGCCATTGCAATGAGTAGAAATAAAAAGTTAATTGATAATAGTATATTTCTAATACCTTTGTTAGCGCCTGTACATCAAAGAGTCATTATAAAAGATAGTAAATTTATAAAGAAAATTTACTACATGATAATTCAAAGTCAAATAAAATTTTTTGAAAAAAAAGCGATTATTTCAAATATAAAACTTGCTACTTTGAGTAACTCCAAAAAAGAAGAAGTTCAAAAGTACTATAATTTGAAACAAAAAGATATAAAAGTTATAAATCCAGGAGTAAACACTGAAAAATATAAAATAACAGAAAAAACAATGAAATAA
- a CDS encoding acyltransferase: MKKIIQLIYSFGMSALNFLPDNTFGNRIRGNFLNIFLKKKARNLQVSKNTNLINPWNISIGNDVFIGFGVWINPIKPIFIDDEVIIGPYCCISAGNHTIKKGSYRYGEHDSKEIYIGYGSWLAAHSVITKGSTIPKGTCVASGAIGNNFDRIENEIYVGIPLKRKSENK, translated from the coding sequence ATGAAAAAGATAATCCAACTAATATATTCATTTGGCATGAGCGCCTTGAACTTTTTACCAGATAATACATTCGGTAATAGAATAAGAGGGAATTTTTTAAATATTTTCTTGAAAAAAAAGGCGAGAAATCTACAAGTTAGTAAGAACACAAATCTTATTAACCCTTGGAATATCTCAATTGGTAACGATGTTTTTATTGGCTTTGGTGTTTGGATCAATCCTATAAAACCAATATTCATAGATGATGAAGTAATTATAGGACCATATTGCTGTATATCAGCTGGAAATCATACTATTAAAAAAGGTAGTTATAGATATGGAGAACATGACTCAAAAGAAATTTATATTGGTTATGGTAGTTGGTTAGCTGCGCATTCAGTAATCACTAAAGGTTCTACAATTCCTAAGGGTACTTGTGTAGCATCAGGGGCAATAGGAAATAATTTCGATAGAATTGAAAATGAAATATATGTTGGAATTCCTTTGAAAAGAAAGAGTGAGAATAAATGA
- a CDS encoding lipopolysaccharide biosynthesis protein: protein MVIEKKVDHKANNKRIININFLITIFILPVTLIEILVLNNINKNLVALLAQIELASTFIFSVILFGGANSIIIFMQGKKIQDKLKIVAINLLPSFIFLIIFISFDVFKPLKESMFNLITGNDFILFMYLSLWMLFYISIAIFKSEKSLLTPVVFEKIFNPLRIVIFLGIIFILGTHDLINGMKISLFISISILIVSLWIIYLKEPRKIDYNKDNYIFNVGEVIKFNFYAFTLGLLSFTYEKIDQIIISKYFSLTTLAIYFTLLKISFLMDFIPKIFNSVALPTFVKLKNELNNNLEEIKNHYKEMLNNNYSFSIMTGLLLMLIMELILRLGYMQEFDKYLIIYFILLLIKLISVPSSISNALINSFKKNKGLLLLSIATTVIQVTIVLSTVEFWGIYSVVIAKLVAAIIGQVIYRLILKQLNLEIPIDRKYVSGVILFSLSGILLIQGMGYLIIGCVILAFLLFKKYYLDFILGFIKIKSRG, encoded by the coding sequence ATGGTTATTGAAAAGAAAGTAGACCACAAAGCAAATAATAAAAGAATAATTAATATTAATTTCTTAATAACCATATTTATTTTACCTGTTACCCTAATTGAGATCTTAGTTTTAAATAATATCAATAAAAATTTAGTAGCATTATTAGCTCAAATAGAATTAGCAAGTACATTTATATTTTCAGTGATACTATTTGGCGGAGCAAATAGCATTATTATTTTTATGCAAGGTAAAAAAATTCAGGATAAACTAAAAATAGTTGCAATTAATTTACTTCCCTCATTCATCTTTTTGATTATATTTATATCCTTTGATGTATTTAAACCTCTCAAAGAATCGATGTTTAACCTAATAACTGGAAATGATTTTATACTATTTATGTATTTATCTCTATGGATGTTATTTTATATTTCCATTGCTATTTTTAAATCTGAAAAATCTTTACTGACTCCAGTTGTGTTCGAAAAAATTTTTAATCCTTTAAGAATAGTAATCTTTTTGGGGATTATATTTATATTAGGGACACATGATTTAATAAACGGTATGAAAATTTCCTTATTTATATCTATAAGTATTTTAATAGTAAGCTTATGGATAATTTATCTGAAAGAACCCCGAAAAATAGATTATAATAAAGACAACTACATATTTAATGTTGGTGAAGTAATAAAGTTCAATTTTTATGCTTTTACCCTAGGTTTGTTATCATTCACCTATGAAAAAATTGATCAAATTATTATAAGTAAATATTTTTCTTTAACTACTTTAGCGATATACTTCACACTATTAAAAATTAGTTTTTTAATGGATTTTATACCAAAAATTTTTAATAGTGTTGCTTTACCTACATTTGTTAAATTAAAAAATGAATTAAATAATAATTTGGAAGAAATAAAAAATCATTACAAGGAAATGCTTAACAATAATTATTCGTTCTCAATTATGACAGGCTTGTTACTAATGCTTATAATGGAATTAATTTTAAGATTAGGCTATATGCAAGAATTCGATAAATATTTAATTATTTATTTTATATTACTATTAATAAAATTAATATCAGTTCCTAGTTCCATAAGTAATGCATTGATTAATTCATTTAAAAAAAATAAAGGATTATTGTTACTTTCAATTGCTACTACTGTAATACAAGTAACTATTGTATTAAGTACAGTAGAATTTTGGGGTATATATAGTGTTGTTATTGCTAAATTAGTAGCAGCAATCATAGGACAAGTTATATACCGTTTAATATTGAAACAATTAAATTTAGAAATACCCATTGATCGTAAATATGTAAGTGGCGTTATTTTATTTAGCCTTTCAGGAATTTTGCTAATTCAAGGTATGGGCTATCTGATTATAGGTTGTGTAATTCTAGCATTTTTACTGTTTAAAAAATATTATTTAGATTTTATTTTGGGATTTATAAAAATAAAAAGTAGGGGATAA
- a CDS encoding nucleotide sugar dehydrogenase, producing the protein MNTLNSTRNSTSTIVPLLPAKDRSIGIVGLGYVGLPVAVEFGMSKQVVGFDINESRLDELKNGLDQTNEVESDYLKKSDVIYTNEISKLSECDFIIVAVPTPVDDSKTPDLTPLLKASETVGKALKKGTIVVYESTVYPGATEDDCVPVLEKMSGLKCGEDFFVGYSPERINPGDKIHTFKSIIKVVSGQTPEVLDIVAEVYESVVEAGVHRAPSIKVAEAAKVIENSQRDINIAFMNELSIIFNKMNINTKHVLEAAATKWNFLNFSPGLVGGHCIGVDPYYLTSKSEQIGYSPEIILAGRKLNDNMGKYVAEQIVKNMIKSKMDISNSIVTILGVTFKENVPDVRNTKVIDVINSLTEFNIDIQLADLNADSEEFYKEYNLELLDLKQLKKSNVIILAVPHTEYVNEILMLLNNLTEENDKFIFFDIKSAVDVNLLDMNKVQYLSL; encoded by the coding sequence ATGAATACTTTAAATAGCACAAGAAATAGCACAAGTACAATTGTACCTTTGTTGCCAGCAAAAGATCGTTCAATCGGAATTGTTGGATTAGGATACGTAGGATTACCTGTTGCAGTAGAGTTCGGAATGAGTAAGCAAGTTGTAGGTTTTGATATTAATGAATCAAGATTAGATGAATTAAAGAATGGGTTAGATCAAACAAATGAAGTAGAAAGCGATTATTTAAAAAAATCTGATGTCATATACACAAATGAAATTAGTAAATTAAGTGAATGCGACTTTATTATCGTAGCAGTTCCGACACCAGTAGATGACAGTAAAACGCCTGATTTAACACCATTATTAAAAGCATCAGAAACAGTAGGAAAAGCACTTAAAAAAGGAACAATTGTAGTATACGAATCTACAGTATATCCTGGTGCAACAGAAGACGATTGTGTACCTGTTTTAGAGAAAATGTCTGGTTTAAAGTGTGGTGAAGATTTCTTTGTTGGATATTCGCCAGAACGTATTAATCCAGGTGATAAAATACATACATTTAAATCTATAATAAAAGTTGTTTCGGGACAGACGCCTGAAGTACTTGATATTGTAGCAGAAGTTTATGAGAGTGTAGTCGAAGCTGGTGTACACCGTGCGCCCTCTATTAAAGTAGCAGAAGCAGCAAAAGTTATTGAAAATTCACAGAGAGATATTAATATTGCATTCATGAATGAACTGTCAATTATATTCAATAAGATGAACATTAATACAAAACATGTATTAGAAGCTGCGGCTACTAAGTGGAATTTTTTAAACTTTTCACCTGGTCTAGTAGGTGGTCATTGCATAGGGGTGGATCCATACTATCTAACTTCTAAATCTGAACAAATAGGATATAGCCCTGAAATTATTTTAGCAGGAAGAAAACTGAACGATAACATGGGAAAATATGTTGCAGAACAAATTGTGAAAAATATGATAAAAAGTAAAATGGATATTTCAAATTCAATAGTTACTATTTTAGGAGTTACGTTTAAAGAGAATGTACCAGATGTTCGAAATACAAAAGTAATTGACGTAATAAATAGTTTGACAGAATTTAATATTGATATACAGTTAGCAGATTTAAATGCTGATTCCGAAGAATTTTATAAAGAATATAATCTAGAATTATTAGATTTGAAGCAATTAAAAAAATCAAATGTTATTATTTTAGCAGTTCCCCATACAGAGTATGTGAATGAAATTTTAATGCTACTAAATAATTTAACAGAAGAAAATGACAAATTTATTTTCTTCGATATCAAAAGTGCTGTAGATGTAAATCTACTTGATATGAATAAAGTACAATATTTAAGTTTATAA
- a CDS encoding NAD-dependent epimerase, whose protein sequence is MKILVTGSAGFIGFHVSKRLLKEGNKVVGLDNVNDYYSVQLKEDRLKELIDHPNFTFYKNDLEDLSSMQDIFIQEEFDVVINLAAQAGVRYSLKNPHAYINSNIVGFMNILECSRHHNIQHLIYASSSSVYGANESLPFSIHDNIDHPMSLYAATKKSNELMAHTYSQLFNLPTTGLRFFTVYGPWGRPDMALFLFTKAILEGKEIDVFNNGNMLRDFTFVDDIVESIFRLTQQPAKHNPKWSGLNPDPGTSYAPYRVYNIGNNSPVKLLDFIEAIEKKLGITAKKKFLPLQAGDVPQTFANVEDLINDIQFKPETKIQDGIDQFIEWYVSYYEKTIESGVTQ, encoded by the coding sequence ATGAAAATTTTAGTGACAGGAAGCGCAGGATTTATTGGGTTTCACGTTTCAAAGCGCTTATTAAAAGAAGGAAACAAAGTAGTTGGTCTGGATAACGTCAATGACTACTATTCCGTACAATTAAAAGAAGATCGATTGAAGGAACTTATTGATCATCCTAACTTTACATTTTATAAAAATGATTTAGAAGACTTATCTTCTATGCAAGACATTTTTATACAAGAAGAATTCGACGTGGTAATCAACTTAGCTGCGCAGGCTGGTGTAAGATATAGCTTGAAAAATCCCCATGCGTATATTAACAGTAATATTGTTGGATTCATGAATATTTTAGAATGTTCGCGTCATCACAATATTCAACATTTAATTTATGCTTCAAGCAGCTCGGTATATGGCGCAAATGAGTCGTTGCCGTTCTCTATTCACGATAACATTGATCACCCAATGAGTTTATACGCAGCAACCAAAAAGTCCAACGAATTAATGGCACACACATATAGCCAATTATTTAATTTACCGACAACCGGATTACGATTCTTTACGGTATATGGACCATGGGGACGACCAGATATGGCATTATTCCTATTCACTAAAGCTATTTTAGAAGGTAAAGAAATTGATGTTTTTAATAACGGAAATATGCTACGTGATTTCACATTTGTAGATGACATTGTAGAGTCGATTTTTCGATTGACACAACAACCTGCAAAGCATAATCCAAAGTGGAGTGGGCTAAACCCGGATCCTGGAACAAGCTACGCACCATATCGTGTCTATAACATTGGAAACAATAGTCCGGTAAAACTATTAGATTTCATTGAGGCTATTGAAAAAAAATTAGGAATAACTGCAAAGAAGAAGTTCTTGCCCCTTCAAGCTGGTGATGTTCCACAAACTTTTGCTAATGTAGAAGATTTAATCAATGATATTCAATTTAAGCCAGAAACAAAAATTCAAGATGGAATTGATCAATTTATTGAATGGTACGTTAGCTATTACGAAAAAACTATCGAATCAGGAGTGACACAATAA
- a CDS encoding glycosyltransferase family 4 protein, producing MKVIQITSVDTMMHNMLGALNKECIQQNIEVVAICEVNNHGQVIENTGVRLINKKIGRNIGLSNIISIFEIMKILKKEKPDIVHTHAPVASVITRIACKLVGIENVIYTAHGFYFHDEMSKLKYNFFFSIEKIMAKFFTKHLFVQSKEDTELAILKNFLPKQKIDYIGNGIDLENKFNIQKYSTKKIKSIKHQFQISENEIVISFIGRLVEEKGIIDLLEAFEMINNIKIKLLIIGDLAPGERDLETVKKIEKYKKNKNIIFTGRREDINDLLIISDIYCLPSYREGMPRSIIEAMAMGNAIIATDIRGCREQVINNSNGFIVPLKSPSEISKKIIYLAENLQVLQRFQQNSIQLAIEKYNEEKIVDFQINRFKELMGEEV from the coding sequence TTGAAAGTCATACAAATCACATCTGTAGATACTATGATGCACAATATGCTTGGAGCTTTAAATAAAGAATGTATACAGCAAAACATTGAAGTAGTCGCAATATGTGAAGTTAACAATCATGGACAAGTTATTGAAAATACAGGAGTAAGATTAATTAATAAAAAAATCGGAAGAAATATCGGGCTTTCTAACATTATTTCTATTTTTGAAATTATGAAGATACTAAAAAAAGAAAAACCTGATATTGTTCATACTCACGCACCAGTAGCGTCTGTTATTACAAGAATCGCTTGTAAATTAGTAGGAATTGAAAATGTGATTTATACAGCTCATGGATTTTATTTCCATGATGAAATGAGCAAGTTAAAGTATAATTTTTTCTTTAGTATAGAAAAAATTATGGCTAAATTTTTTACAAAGCATTTATTTGTTCAATCAAAAGAAGATACCGAGCTAGCTATTCTCAAGAATTTTCTTCCTAAGCAGAAAATTGACTACATAGGTAATGGCATTGACCTTGAAAACAAATTTAATATACAGAAATATTCAACAAAAAAAATTAAATCGATTAAACATCAGTTTCAAATATCCGAAAATGAGATTGTAATTTCTTTTATTGGGCGCTTAGTAGAAGAAAAAGGCATTATTGATTTATTAGAGGCGTTTGAAATGATTAATAATATCAAAATTAAATTATTGATAATAGGGGACTTGGCTCCAGGTGAACGCGATTTAGAGACAGTGAAGAAAATTGAGAAATATAAAAAAAATAAAAACATCATTTTTACTGGTAGACGAGAAGATATAAATGATTTGTTAATTATAAGTGACATTTATTGTTTGCCTTCATATAGAGAAGGCATGCCTCGATCAATTATAGAGGCTATGGCGATGGGGAATGCAATTATTGCTACTGATATTAGGGGCTGTAGAGAACAAGTTATTAACAATTCTAATGGATTTATTGTTCCATTAAAATCTCCATCTGAAATTTCTAAAAAAATTATTTATTTAGCGGAAAATTTACAAGTCTTACAAAGGTTTCAGCAAAATTCGATTCAACTTGCTATAGAAAAATATAATGAAGAAAAAATTGTTGATTTTCAAATTAATAGATTTAAAGAGCTAATGGGGGAAGAAGTATGA